In Dehalococcoidia bacterium, a single genomic region encodes these proteins:
- the dgoD gene encoding galactonate dehydratase, whose amino-acid sequence MKITDLRVFPMQGGHANWTFVKIYTDSGLTGVGEATLERFDAAVIRTLESFRDFLIGQDPFQIEYIWTTIYKKTFWHGGVIVLTALSGVEQALWDIKGKALGVPVYELLGGKVRDTVRAYANAWAFHRGVYFGPDTPDTIARRAQEMVAKGFTALKWDPFGNAGQVIGKEDEEFAIASVRAVREAVGPKVDLLIECHGRFNVWSAIRMAHKLEAFDPFFYEEPIPPDNVDALAAVAAAIRIPVATGERLFTRWEFRTLLEKHAARIIQPDVCHAGGILETKKIAAMAEAYYVAVQPHNPNGPISTLASLHLDATIPNCIFQEFFYPYLDLYNEILTVPITYEKGSLRIPNGPGLGADIREEVIRKYPPVSHPLPAPWGGPYF is encoded by the coding sequence ATGAAAATCACCGACCTGCGCGTGTTCCCTATGCAGGGTGGCCACGCCAACTGGACATTCGTGAAAATCTACACCGACAGCGGGTTGACCGGTGTGGGGGAAGCCACCTTAGAGCGCTTTGATGCCGCCGTCATCCGCACCCTGGAGTCCTTCCGGGACTTCCTGATCGGCCAAGATCCCTTCCAGATTGAATACATCTGGACGACCATTTACAAGAAGACCTTTTGGCACGGGGGTGTGATTGTCCTCACCGCCCTGAGCGGGGTGGAGCAGGCTCTGTGGGATATCAAGGGGAAGGCTTTGGGGGTGCCCGTGTACGAACTCCTCGGGGGCAAGGTGCGGGATACAGTGCGCGCCTACGCCAACGCCTGGGCCTTCCATCGGGGGGTCTACTTCGGCCCCGATACCCCCGATACCATCGCCCGCCGCGCCCAGGAGATGGTGGCCAAAGGCTTCACCGCCCTCAAATGGGACCCCTTCGGCAACGCCGGCCAGGTCATCGGCAAGGAGGACGAGGAGTTCGCCATCGCCAGTGTCCGCGCCGTGCGGGAGGCCGTCGGCCCCAAAGTAGACCTGCTGATTGAGTGCCACGGGCGCTTCAATGTGTGGAGCGCCATCCGCATGGCCCACAAACTGGAGGCCTTTGACCCCTTCTTCTACGAGGAGCCCATCCCCCCCGACAATGTGGACGCCCTGGCCGCAGTGGCCGCCGCCATCCGTATCCCCGTGGCCACCGGCGAGCGCCTGTTCACCCGCTGGGAGTTCCGCACCCTCCTGGAGAAGCACGCCGCCCGCATCATTCAGCCTGATGTCTGCCACGCCGGGGGCATCCTGGAGACCAAGAAAATCGCCGCTATGGCCGAGGCCTACTACGTCGCCGTCCAGCCCCATAACCCCAACGGCCCCATCTCCACCTTGGCCAGCCTCCACCTGGACGCCACCATCCCTAACTGCATCTTCCAGGAGTTCTTCTACCCCTATCTGGATTTGTATAACGAAATCCTCACCGTCCCCATCACCTACGAAAAGGGCTCCCTCCGCATCCCCAACGGCCCCGGCCTGGGGGCCGACATCCGCGAGGAGGTGATTCGCAAGTATCCGCCTGTGTCCCACCCCCTGCCCGCCCCCTGGGGCGGACCGTACTTCTAG
- a CDS encoding SDR family oxidoreductase: protein MDLGLKGRVAIVTGGSEGIGKATALRLAQEGAKVAICARRPGPLEQAAQAIRAQGGEVLAIPADVTRPEDVQRVVDTVLAHWGRIDILINNAGTSAAHPFESVSDEGWEADFALKVWPAIRFTRAVLPTMKAQRWGRIINVTNIGGRAPVARSVPTSVSRAAGIALTKALSKEFAPYNILVNTVCIGLVKSAQHERRYQKAKEQNPTLTLEQFYAEMGKSVPLGRVGETEEAADVIVFLASERASYITGVAINIDGGTSPVV, encoded by the coding sequence ATGGATCTCGGCCTGAAAGGACGGGTTGCCATTGTAACCGGAGGGAGCGAAGGCATAGGGAAAGCAACCGCCCTGCGCCTGGCGCAGGAGGGGGCCAAGGTGGCCATCTGCGCCCGACGCCCCGGCCCCTTGGAGCAGGCCGCCCAGGCCATCCGCGCCCAGGGGGGCGAAGTTTTGGCCATCCCCGCTGATGTAACGCGCCCAGAGGATGTGCAGCGGGTCGTGGATACGGTGCTAGCCCACTGGGGAAGGATAGACATTCTCATCAACAACGCCGGCACCTCCGCCGCCCACCCCTTTGAATCCGTCTCCGATGAAGGGTGGGAGGCCGACTTCGCTTTGAAGGTGTGGCCAGCCATCCGCTTCACCCGTGCCGTCCTGCCCACCATGAAGGCCCAGCGGTGGGGGCGGATTATCAATGTCACCAACATCGGTGGGCGCGCCCCCGTCGCCCGCTCCGTCCCCACCTCCGTCAGCCGCGCCGCCGGCATCGCCCTCACCAAGGCCCTCTCCAAAGAGTTCGCCCCCTACAACATATTGGTCAACACCGTCTGCATCGGCCTCGTCAAAAGCGCTCAGCACGAACGGCGCTATCAGAAGGCCAAAGAGCAAAACCCCACCCTGACGCTAGAGCAGTTTTACGCCGAGATGGGCAAGAGCGTGCCTCTGGGACGTGTGGGCGAGACCGAGGAAGCTGCCGATGTCATTGTCTTCCTGGCGTCCGAGCGCGCCAGTTACATCACAGGCGTGGCCATCAACATAGACGGGGGCACCAGCCCCGTCGTCTAA
- the mutS gene encoding DNA mismatch repair protein MutS, translating to MGTPEKAVPIWRQYQRIKRAYPDCIVLFRLGDFYETFGEDAYTTSRELEITLTAREMGKGHRVPMAGIPYHALEGYLARLIKKGFKVAICEQLGDPATAKGLVEREVVRVVTPGTVLEPALLDQKANNYLCALVLEGDAAGLAYADISTGEFAVTQCPWPQALLELERLAPAELLLPEGAPPPPGGNATTPLPAPAFDLEEATERLKAHLGVHTLEAFGCAHLPLAIRAAGAVLFHLARAQKGFLGLITSLRTYTTERYMPLDARTRRHLEVFQGGRTGTGPSLLGVLDYTRTPMGGRLLRKWLAQPLLDIQELEERLDRVAWLVQHPLEREGLRGVLKEVADIERLLNRVRAGMATPREVVALRRGLEALPRLVEVLQKAPPFASLCARIHLCPEAVDLIARAVEEEASTPVGEGGVIKEGFSKDLDEVRYAARNAREVLAGLEQKERERTGIASLKVGFNKVFGYYIEVSKPNLAKVPPHYIRRQTLTDAERFITPELKEYEALILNAQERIAELESFLFRQVCRQVGEMAPRILETAQAVAEVDVLASFAEAAQRHGYVRPILDEAPVIHIKGGRHPVVEQVLPPGAFVPNDTLLDTRQNQILLLTGPNMSGKSTYIRQVALMVLMAQVGSFVPAQEARIGLVDRLFTRIGLQDDLAEGQSTFMVEMVETAHILHHATARSLVLLDEVGRGTSTYDGLAIAQAVLEYLHNHPRLGCRTLFATHYHELTALEGVLPRLRNYTVQVQEEGGKVVFLHRIVPGKADRSYGVHVAQLAGMPRGVVQRAWEVLRSLEEKRSALATPTLERPARRDGTAQQLSLFAGVGDSLLQEVLALDLHNITPLEALTFLYHLQSKARALFPAAPPAGRPPPLGTPGRKGWERG from the coding sequence GTGGGCACCCCGGAGAAGGCCGTCCCCATCTGGCGTCAGTATCAGCGCATCAAGCGCGCCTACCCCGATTGCATCGTCCTCTTTCGCCTGGGGGACTTCTACGAGACCTTCGGGGAGGACGCCTATACCACCTCCCGCGAACTGGAAATAACCCTCACCGCCCGCGAGATGGGGAAGGGGCATCGGGTGCCTATGGCGGGCATCCCCTACCATGCTTTGGAGGGTTACCTGGCCCGCCTCATCAAAAAGGGCTTCAAGGTCGCCATCTGTGAGCAACTGGGCGACCCCGCCACAGCCAAGGGCCTGGTGGAGCGGGAGGTGGTGCGGGTGGTAACCCCCGGGACGGTGCTGGAGCCCGCCCTGCTGGACCAGAAGGCGAATAACTACCTGTGCGCCCTGGTGCTGGAGGGGGACGCGGCCGGTCTGGCCTATGCGGACATTAGCACGGGGGAGTTTGCCGTAACCCAGTGCCCCTGGCCCCAGGCGTTGCTGGAACTGGAGCGTCTGGCGCCGGCCGAACTCCTTCTGCCCGAGGGTGCCCCGCCCCCGCCTGGGGGCAACGCCACCACGCCCCTGCCCGCCCCCGCCTTTGACCTGGAGGAGGCCACCGAGCGCCTGAAGGCCCACCTGGGGGTGCACACCCTGGAGGCCTTCGGATGTGCCCACCTCCCCCTGGCTATACGGGCGGCGGGGGCGGTGCTGTTTCACCTGGCCCGTGCCCAGAAGGGCTTCTTGGGCCTTATCACCTCCCTGCGCACCTATACCACCGAGCGCTATATGCCTCTGGATGCCCGCACCCGCCGCCACCTGGAGGTGTTCCAGGGGGGGCGCACAGGCACGGGGCCGTCTCTCCTGGGGGTGTTGGACTATACCCGCACGCCTATGGGGGGAAGGCTCCTGCGCAAGTGGCTGGCCCAGCCCCTGTTAGATATCCAGGAACTGGAGGAGCGCTTGGATCGGGTGGCATGGCTGGTGCAGCACCCCCTGGAGCGGGAGGGCCTGCGGGGGGTGCTGAAGGAGGTAGCGGACATAGAACGTCTGCTCAATCGGGTGCGGGCGGGGATGGCCACCCCTCGGGAGGTGGTGGCTCTACGCCGGGGGCTGGAGGCCCTCCCCCGCCTGGTGGAGGTGTTGCAGAAGGCTCCTCCCTTCGCCTCCCTGTGCGCCCGCATCCACCTCTGCCCCGAGGCGGTAGACCTCATCGCCCGCGCTGTTGAGGAGGAGGCATCCACCCCCGTGGGCGAGGGAGGCGTCATCAAGGAGGGCTTTTCCAAGGATCTGGACGAGGTGCGCTATGCCGCCCGCAACGCCCGGGAGGTGCTGGCGGGCCTGGAGCAGAAGGAGCGGGAACGCACGGGCATCGCCTCCTTGAAGGTGGGGTTCAACAAGGTGTTCGGCTACTACATTGAGGTGAGCAAGCCCAACCTGGCCAAAGTCCCGCCCCATTACATTCGCCGCCAGACGCTGACTGATGCGGAGCGCTTCATCACCCCCGAGCTGAAGGAGTATGAGGCGCTGATTCTCAACGCCCAGGAGCGTATCGCCGAGCTGGAGTCCTTCCTGTTTCGGCAGGTGTGTCGGCAGGTGGGGGAGATGGCCCCCCGCATCCTGGAGACGGCCCAGGCGGTGGCCGAGGTGGATGTGCTGGCGTCCTTTGCCGAGGCGGCCCAGCGGCATGGGTATGTGCGCCCCATCCTGGATGAAGCGCCCGTGATTCACATCAAAGGGGGACGGCACCCGGTGGTGGAGCAGGTGTTGCCCCCGGGGGCCTTCGTTCCCAACGACACCCTCCTGGACACGCGCCAAAACCAGATTCTGCTCCTGACCGGCCCCAACATGAGCGGGAAGTCCACCTACATTCGCCAGGTGGCATTGATGGTGCTGATGGCCCAGGTGGGGAGTTTCGTGCCCGCCCAGGAGGCGCGCATCGGGCTGGTGGACCGCCTCTTTACCCGCATTGGCCTGCAGGATGATTTGGCCGAAGGGCAATCCACCTTTATGGTGGAGATGGTGGAAACGGCCCACATCCTGCATCACGCCACGGCTCGCTCCCTGGTGCTCCTGGACGAGGTGGGGCGGGGCACCAGCACCTATGACGGCCTGGCCATCGCCCAGGCGGTGTTGGAGTATCTGCACAACCATCCCCGTTTGGGGTGTCGCACCCTGTTCGCCACCCACTACCACGAACTCACAGCCCTGGAGGGGGTTTTGCCCCGCTTGCGCAACTATACAGTGCAGGTGCAGGAGGAGGGGGGGAAGGTGGTGTTCCTGCACCGCATCGTGCCGGGCAAGGCCGACCGCAGTTATGGGGTGCATGTGGCCCAGTTGGCGGGGATGCCCCGAGGGGTGGTGCAGAGGGCTTGGGAGGTGCTCCGCAGCTTGGAGGAGAAGCGGTCTGCCCTTGCCACCCCCACGTTGGAGCGCCCCGCGCGCCGGGACGGCACCGCCCAGCAACTTTCCCTGTTCGCCGGGGTTGGGGACTCCCTGCTCCAGGAGGTGTTGGCGCTGGACCTGCACAACATCACCCCCTTAGAGGCGTTGACCTTTCTGTATCACCTGCAGAGCAAGGCGCGCGCCCTGTTCCCCGCGGCGCCACCGGCGGGACGCCCTCCCCCCCTGGGGACGCCGGGAAGGAAAGGTTGGGAGAGGGGGTAG
- the cimA gene encoding citramalate synthase — MYQVALYDTTLRDGAQQEGIALSVEDKLRITQRLDAFGIPYIEGGWPGSNPKDAEYFARVRHLPLKQATVVAFGSTRKAHTPVEQDANIRALLEAQTAVVTLVGKTWDLHVTRVLETSLEENLAMIRDSIVYLRSKGRRVFFDAEHFFDGWKANRQYALRCIQVAAEAGAACVVLCDTNGGSLPHEVASVVQAVRREVPVPLGIHTHNDGELAVANALAAVQAGVVQVQGTINGYGERCGNANLVSLIPALHLKLGIPVVPDESLPQLTALARWVSEVVNRPLAPTQPYVGSSAFVHKGGLHASGVMKVEESYQHIPPEAVGNTKRIIVSELAGRGNVLYKMREVGLPAEEALARRILEVVKEREARGFQYEEAEASFELLVRREQPGYRPPFELVDFLVVVEKRRRTPENGGDLLAEATVKVRVNGQVLHTAAEGNGPVNALDNAVRKALQTFYPQLEGVRLVDYKVRVVDQGSGTGASVRVLMESTDGQRTWRTVGASTNIIEASWLALQDSLEWWIVHRGLTPIPHK, encoded by the coding sequence ATGTATCAGGTCGCCCTGTACGATACGACATTACGAGACGGCGCCCAGCAGGAGGGCATCGCCCTGTCGGTGGAGGATAAATTGCGCATCACCCAGCGCCTGGATGCCTTCGGCATCCCGTACATTGAGGGGGGGTGGCCCGGCTCCAACCCCAAAGACGCCGAGTACTTTGCACGGGTGCGCCACCTGCCCTTGAAGCAGGCCACGGTGGTGGCCTTCGGCTCCACCCGTAAGGCCCACACACCTGTGGAGCAGGACGCCAACATCCGCGCCTTGCTGGAAGCCCAAACCGCCGTGGTTACTCTGGTGGGCAAGACGTGGGATTTGCATGTAACCCGTGTGCTGGAGACCTCCCTGGAGGAGAACCTGGCGATGATTCGGGACTCCATTGTCTACCTGCGGAGCAAGGGGCGGCGGGTCTTTTTTGATGCCGAGCACTTCTTTGACGGGTGGAAGGCCAATCGGCAGTATGCCCTGCGGTGCATCCAGGTGGCGGCCGAGGCGGGGGCGGCCTGCGTGGTGCTGTGCGACACCAACGGGGGGAGCCTTCCCCATGAGGTCGCCTCCGTTGTGCAGGCGGTGCGGCGGGAGGTGCCCGTGCCCCTGGGCATCCACACCCACAACGACGGGGAACTGGCGGTGGCGAATGCCCTGGCGGCGGTGCAGGCGGGGGTGGTGCAGGTGCAGGGCACCATCAATGGCTATGGGGAGCGGTGCGGCAACGCCAACCTGGTCTCCCTCATTCCAGCTTTGCACCTGAAGTTAGGCATACCGGTGGTGCCCGATGAATCCCTTCCCCAGTTGACGGCGTTAGCCCGCTGGGTGAGCGAGGTGGTGAACCGCCCCCTTGCCCCCACTCAGCCCTATGTGGGCAGTAGCGCCTTTGTGCACAAAGGGGGCCTGCACGCCTCGGGGGTGATGAAGGTAGAGGAGAGTTATCAGCACATTCCGCCCGAGGCGGTGGGCAACACCAAGCGCATCATCGTCTCCGAGTTGGCGGGGCGGGGGAATGTGCTCTACAAGATGCGGGAGGTGGGCCTGCCCGCCGAGGAGGCCCTGGCGCGCCGCATCTTGGAGGTGGTGAAGGAGCGGGAGGCGCGGGGTTTCCAATACGAGGAGGCGGAGGCGTCCTTTGAACTGCTGGTGCGCAGGGAACAGCCCGGCTATCGCCCCCCCTTTGAGTTGGTGGACTTTCTGGTGGTGGTGGAGAAGCGCCGGCGCACCCCCGAGAACGGGGGCGACCTGCTGGCCGAGGCGACGGTGAAGGTGCGGGTGAACGGGCAGGTGCTCCATACAGCCGCCGAGGGCAACGGCCCCGTCAACGCCCTGGACAACGCCGTCCGCAAGGCGTTGCAAACCTTCTACCCCCAATTGGAGGGGGTGCGGTTGGTGGACTACAAGGTGCGGGTGGTGGATCAGGGGTCGGGCACAGGGGCGTCGGTGCGGGTGCTGATGGAGTCCACCGACGGCCAGCGCACCTGGCGCACGGTGGGGGCATCCACCAATATCATTGAGGCGTCCTGGCTGGCCCTGCAGGACAGCCTGGAGTGGTGGATAGTGCACCGGGGCCTTACGCCCATCCCGCACAAGTAA
- a CDS encoding LLM class F420-dependent oxidoreductase has translation MFFGLAAPHFRQVASVEALQRVAREAEALGYHSLWVTDHILLPKQYHQRFGAEMLEMVPVLGYLAAITQRIRLGTSVVILAHRNPIFMARALATVDVLSGGRLIVGAAAGWCKEEFEFLGIPFDQRGEISDETLRIYKVLWTQDEPHFEGKFWRFSNTRAEPKPVQKPHPPIWIGGNSRRALRRAIELGDGWHPTRPSPQDILAARPILQRLAEQRGRRLDHFPIVVRHPLKFTDTPSPQFPLIGPPDSIRRGIEEFQKAGVDGFMLDTFYSVPAVAHETVDTILRTIERFAREVMPHFR, from the coding sequence ATGTTCTTCGGATTGGCAGCACCCCACTTTCGGCAAGTGGCCTCGGTGGAGGCCCTGCAGAGGGTCGCCCGCGAGGCGGAGGCCTTGGGCTACCACAGCCTTTGGGTAACCGACCACATCCTGCTGCCCAAGCAGTACCACCAGCGCTTCGGGGCCGAGATGCTGGAGATGGTGCCCGTGCTGGGCTATCTGGCGGCCATCACCCAGCGCATTCGCCTCGGCACCAGCGTGGTCATCCTGGCCCATCGCAATCCCATCTTCATGGCGCGGGCGCTGGCCACGGTGGATGTGCTCTCCGGCGGTCGGCTCATCGTGGGGGCGGCAGCGGGGTGGTGCAAAGAGGAGTTTGAGTTTCTGGGCATCCCCTTTGACCAGCGGGGGGAGATCAGCGACGAGACCCTGCGCATCTACAAGGTGTTGTGGACGCAGGACGAGCCCCACTTTGAGGGCAAGTTCTGGCGCTTCAGCAACACCCGCGCCGAGCCCAAGCCCGTCCAGAAGCCCCACCCCCCTATCTGGATCGGCGGCAACAGCCGGCGTGCCCTGCGCCGCGCCATAGAGTTGGGCGATGGCTGGCATCCCACCCGCCCCTCCCCCCAAGACATTCTCGCCGCCCGCCCTATCCTCCAGCGCCTGGCCGAGCAGAGGGGGCGGCGCTTGGACCACTTCCCCATCGTGGTGCGCCACCCCCTCAAGTTCACCGACACCCCCAGCCCCCAGTTCCCCCTCATCGGCCCCCCCGACTCCATCCGCCGGGGGATTGAGGAGTTTCAGAAAGCGGGCGTGGACGGCTTTATGCTGGATACCTTCTATAGCGTCCCCGCTGTGGCCCACGAGACGGTGGACACCATCCTGCGCACCATAGAACGCTTCGCCCGCGAAGTGATGCCCCACTTCCGCTAG